The genomic window GACGACTGGGACCCCGAGCAGTGGGACTCCGACGGAACGAGCGCCTCACAGGCGACCCTCGAGGCCGAGGACGTCGGGAAGACGATCCACTACTGCGGGCCGGTCGGCACCCACGACGCCATGACGGACGTGATCGTCCAGCGGGCCGAGACCGCGACGGGCGATCCGGACGTCGGCGAGGGGGTCGCCCTCTCGGTCGTCGGCCACGGCACCGACCGGAACGAGAACTCCGCGAAGGCCATCGAGTACCACAGCGACCGCATCGCCGAGCGCGACCGCTTCGACGAGGTGAAGGCGCTGTTCATGGACGAAGAGCCGGAGGTCGACGATGTCACTGAGTACTTCGAGAGCGAGGACATCGTCGTCGTCCCGCTCTTTATCGCCGACGGCTACCACACTCAAGAGGACATCCCCGAGGACATGGGGCTGACCGAGGACTACCGCCTCGGTTGGGACGTGCCGAGCGAGGTCGACGGCTACCAAATCTGGTACACGGGCGCGGTCGGCACCGAGGATCTGATGGCCGATGTCCTCCTCGAGCGAGCGGCCGACGCCGGGGCCGACATCGGCGACGCCCGCGAGGCGGTCCGCGAACTCGCCGCGTCGGTCGCGGAGAGCGGGGCCGAGTCCGGCCCCGAACCGAACGCGGGAGCGGGCGCGGGTGACTGATGACGGTATCGACGGACGCCCTCGAGACGCTGCTCGAACGCGCGTCCGCGGGCGTCGCGTTCGACGGCCTGCACGTTACGGAAACGGACGGGGAGTACACCCTCGAGACGCCGGCGAACGAGTGGACCGGCCTCGACGAGGCCGACTGCCGGCGCGCGCTGGAATCGATCGAGGAGTACGTCACGAACTGGCGCTACTGGCAGGAGACGGTCGATGGCGAGGGAACCGCCCGGCGCGCGTTCCTCCGCTGGTGCGAGCGAGCGCCGCTCGCCGACGCCGCGGACGCCGACGCGACGACCGGGCCGTGGAGCGACGGCGACGCTCCCGAACCGCTCGCAGTCCCCGAACGGTACCGCGCGCTCCGTGACGGCATCGACCGCGAGTGGGGCCAGCTATCGATCACGGCCCGGTTCGTCGACGTCGACGACCCCGACGGCGAGCGCGTCTACGACCTGTGGCACGTCGACGACGCCGGCAGCGATATCACGGATCTCGAGGTCTACGACGACCCGCGGGAGGCGCGGGAACTCGCAACCTACGACGAGGACGGCCGCTACCGACCGCTGAAGACCGCGCCGACGCTGCCCGGTGGCTGGGCCTTTACCGGCCTCTCGGGCGCGGACCTCGTCGAGACGGTCGAGTTCTTCTATCCCGCGACGGTCGCCAACTGGCACCGCGAACTGCGGGGCAACCTCGATATCGACCACTGGCTCGAGACCGCCGAGCGACAGACGGGGATCTACGACGTGATCGACGAGCTCCCGCGCGAGGCCGTCGAGTGGATGGCCGAGGCCTGCTGTGTCGACTCCCAGTGTCTGCGCCGCCGCGAGTGGCAGTACGAGGAAGGCGACGACCTCGACGCCGACGGCGGCGACGGTCCCTTCCCCTGTCGCGAGCCCTGCTCGCTCGTGATCGCCGCGGCCCGCAAGTGGGCCATCCTCGAGTCCGAGGAGGAACGGACCTACGAACTCGAGTTGACTACCAGCGAACTGAACCAGCTCGAGGACCTGATCGACGCCGTCGCCGATGGCCGCACCGACGAGATCCGCGAGGCGGACGTCAACGACGGCGCGAACCGCTATCGGGCGCGGTACCTGCGATCCAAGCGGTTCGACGACGAGGGGAACCTCGAGGCGACGCAGGTCGACGATTGACGGCCGGCTGCCCCCGCTTGTCCTTTCCAGCCGACCCGTCGACGGCCACAATCTTGGTATCCCGGCGGTCGCACACTCCGATCGTGAACCGTCGCGACTTCCTCGTGACCACAGCAGTGGCGCCGTCGCTGCCGGCGATCGCCGG from Natrinema versiforme includes these protein-coding regions:
- a CDS encoding CbiX/SirB N-terminal domain-containing protein; translation: MQALVIAAHGSHLNPDASDPTYAHADTIRETGAFDEVREAFWKEEPHFREVIRTLESDEVFVVPLFISEGYFTEQVIPRELRLDDWDPEQWDSDGTSASQATLEAEDVGKTIHYCGPVGTHDAMTDVIVQRAETATGDPDVGEGVALSVVGHGTDRNENSAKAIEYHSDRIAERDRFDEVKALFMDEEPEVDDVTEYFESEDIVVVPLFIADGYHTQEDIPEDMGLTEDYRLGWDVPSEVDGYQIWYTGAVGTEDLMADVLLERAADAGADIGDAREAVRELAASVAESGAESGPEPNAGAGAGD
- a CDS encoding DR2241 family protein — its product is MTVSTDALETLLERASAGVAFDGLHVTETDGEYTLETPANEWTGLDEADCRRALESIEEYVTNWRYWQETVDGEGTARRAFLRWCERAPLADAADADATTGPWSDGDAPEPLAVPERYRALRDGIDREWGQLSITARFVDVDDPDGERVYDLWHVDDAGSDITDLEVYDDPREARELATYDEDGRYRPLKTAPTLPGGWAFTGLSGADLVETVEFFYPATVANWHRELRGNLDIDHWLETAERQTGIYDVIDELPREAVEWMAEACCVDSQCLRRREWQYEEGDDLDADGGDGPFPCREPCSLVIAAARKWAILESEEERTYELELTTSELNQLEDLIDAVADGRTDEIREADVNDGANRYRARYLRSKRFDDEGNLEATQVDD